One genomic window of Caldivirga maquilingensis IC-167 includes the following:
- a CDS encoding glutamate synthase-related protein gives MFEWFALKVSELALRVKASLIMLRGISDFINDYPLDEILLKAIKGKEGVYPFGELASYGAALLGAPINRRSYPRFLTIDDLILVPPAFTPKRLEKMAELLREPVFTDVNLETNIGGLKSSMPLVVASMGSTDIASRYSIVIAKAAAKEGIPYGIGENVHTVRGYDKRLTHGHPSFKERVMAYLTNIDKYGGVFIQQNVEDAYDEHWNKVYSDKDLEPYIDEGRVAFEIKVGQGAKPGLGGVIKMRREEAIKVKEKYHFLEDPEKTSRKEVERYSVPGTYTADILRGMIRLMKTSYPRAKVWVKVGPYRDVLDVIKVSYEEGADAVVIDGKEGGTGMAPSVAMKELGYPTIVGLIKIRKARLMGIDDKVSLLLAGRLFNGAHIAKSRALGASAIYAGRPFIVAAMAKGEVGVRNFIEATRVETQMVVSALGKYDIKDLAPEDLASLNKDLASALGIPYVYSSEY, from the coding sequence ATGTTTGAGTGGTTTGCATTAAAGGTTAGTGAACTTGCCCTCAGGGTGAAGGCAAGCCTAATAATGCTTAGAGGTATTAGCGACTTCATTAATGATTACCCACTGGATGAGATACTGCTTAAGGCAATTAAAGGTAAGGAGGGTGTTTACCCATTTGGTGAATTAGCATCATATGGGGCAGCTCTACTAGGGGCACCTATTAATCGAAGGTCATACCCAAGGTTCCTAACAATAGATGACTTAATCCTTGTTCCACCAGCCTTCACTCCAAAGAGACTTGAGAAGATGGCTGAGTTACTTAGGGAACCTGTATTCACTGATGTTAACCTTGAGACTAACATAGGTGGCTTAAAGTCATCAATGCCCCTTGTAGTGGCGTCAATGGGGTCAACCGACATAGCCAGCAGGTACAGTATAGTGATAGCTAAGGCTGCGGCAAAGGAGGGTATCCCATATGGTATAGGGGAGAATGTACACACTGTTAGGGGGTATGATAAGAGGTTGACTCACGGGCATCCAAGCTTCAAGGAGAGGGTTATGGCGTACTTAACTAATATTGATAAGTACGGTGGCGTCTTCATTCAGCAGAACGTTGAGGATGCGTATGATGAGCATTGGAATAAGGTGTATAGTGATAAGGACCTTGAACCATACATTGATGAAGGTAGGGTTGCCTTCGAAATTAAGGTTGGTCAAGGCGCTAAGCCAGGTTTAGGTGGGGTAATAAAAATGAGGAGGGAGGAGGCTATTAAGGTTAAGGAGAAGTACCACTTCCTGGAGGATCCTGAGAAGACGAGTAGGAAGGAGGTTGAGAGGTATTCAGTACCGGGAACATACACCGCAGACATATTAAGGGGGATGATTAGGTTAATGAAAACGAGTTACCCAAGAGCCAAGGTGTGGGTTAAGGTTGGCCCCTATAGGGATGTACTAGATGTCATTAAGGTTTCCTACGAGGAGGGTGCTGATGCCGTGGTGATTGATGGTAAAGAGGGTGGAACAGGCATGGCTCCCTCAGTGGCCATGAAGGAGTTGGGTTACCCAACCATAGTGGGTTTAATTAAGATTAGGAAGGCTAGGTTAATGGGTATTGATGATAAGGTTAGCCTACTGCTTGCAGGTAGGTTGTTTAACGGCGCCCATATAGCTAAGTCAAGGGCATTAGGGGCATCAGCGATTTACGCTGGTAGGCCATTCATAGTGGCCGCCATGGCTAAGGGTGAGGTTGGTGTTAGGAATTTTATTGAGGCAACCCGCGTGGAGACGCAAATGGTTGTTTCAGCATTAGGCAAGTACGATATTAAGGACCTGGCCCCGGAGGACTTGGCTTCACTTAATAAGGACTTAGCCTCAGCCTTAGGTATACCCTACGTTTACTCAAGCGAGTACTAG
- a CDS encoding asparagine synthetase A: MSKVHSAILEFEKMVKDKESYLKFIDEWVKYSWKWARESKYVTVFKIQASILHAIREYLDSQGFTEVLPPIIGPVTDPGIRGAKQATVDFYGHEYKVMSSAILYKQYMAAVLGKVYFVSPNIRFEPNDSVFTGRHLVEFFQVDLEILNGTLDDAMNVAEGLFMYVTRYIRDVHGKDLEKMGRELPHYKTPFTRYTHAEAVELVNKLGCSNPRNTEILWECEKVLSAHHDSPLFIYEYPKGSRGFYNREDPGKPGYLRDFDMLYPEGFGEAISGGEREYEPVKVISRIREAGEDPNKYRWFLEMLKDFYPLKTAGFGIGVERFTRYICGLRAVWEARPYPKVAGVGPAP; encoded by the coding sequence ATGAGCAAGGTTCATTCAGCTATACTCGAGTTTGAGAAGATGGTTAAGGATAAGGAATCGTACTTAAAGTTCATTGATGAGTGGGTTAAGTACTCTTGGAAGTGGGCTAGGGAGAGTAAGTACGTTACAGTGTTTAAAATCCAAGCCTCCATACTTCACGCTATTCGAGAATACTTAGATTCCCAGGGTTTCACAGAGGTTCTACCACCAATAATAGGGCCTGTCACCGACCCTGGAATAAGGGGTGCTAAGCAAGCCACAGTGGACTTCTATGGTCATGAGTATAAGGTAATGTCCAGTGCAATACTGTATAAGCAGTATATGGCTGCAGTGCTTGGTAAAGTATACTTCGTGTCCCCAAACATTAGGTTTGAGCCGAATGATAGCGTATTCACTGGTAGGCATCTTGTTGAATTCTTCCAAGTTGACTTAGAGATACTTAACGGTACACTTGATGATGCTATGAATGTTGCCGAGGGTTTATTCATGTATGTTACTAGGTACATTAGGGATGTTCACGGCAAGGACCTTGAGAAAATGGGAAGGGAACTACCGCATTATAAGACCCCCTTCACCCGCTACACTCACGCGGAGGCTGTGGAGCTTGTTAATAAGCTTGGTTGCAGTAACCCAAGGAATACTGAGATACTTTGGGAATGCGAAAAAGTGCTTTCAGCTCACCACGATAGTCCACTCTTCATCTACGAGTACCCTAAGGGATCCAGGGGATTCTATAATAGGGAGGATCCAGGTAAGCCAGGTTACTTAAGGGACTTCGACATGCTTTACCCAGAGGGCTTTGGTGAGGCTATTTCAGGCGGTGAACGTGAGTATGAGCCTGTTAAGGTAATTAGTAGGATAAGGGAGGCTGGGGAGGATCCAAATAAGTACAGGTGGTTCCTTGAAATGCTTAAGGACTTCTACCCATTAAAAACCGCGGGCTTCGGCATAGGTGTTGAGAGGTTCACTAGGTATATTTGCGGCCTTAGGGCTGTTTGGGAGGCTAGACCATACCCTAAGGTAGCTGGTGTAGGACCGGCGCCATAG
- a CDS encoding redox-regulated ATPase YchF: protein MLTQTHVQVGIVGKPNAGKSTFFAASTLIDVKIAPYPFTTIEPNVGVGYVTIPCVCRDLGVKDNPRNSICMDGTRLIPVELIDVAGLVPGAWQGRGLGNQFLDHLRRAPVLIHVVDASGGTDEEGRIVKPGTHDPLLDVKFLENEVDMWMLQIVKKEWDKVVRQVEYSKQKIEDVLYSMLSGLGITRAIIEEALTQLSLINKQPHLWGEEAIMGLVKYIRSIGKPMVIAANKADIPEAEDNIKRMINELKGYRVIPTSADAELALRRAANKGLIKYIPGDQDFTIVGNLMPEQVKALERIRSIMRKWGGTGVVKALNTAVFDVLGMIAVYPVADEKRLTDTEGRVLPDVYLLPRNATVLDLASAIHSDIAKRAMFAVDALSGRRIGLNERLQHRSIVRIVTTR from the coding sequence GTGCTCACTCAAACGCACGTGCAGGTTGGTATTGTTGGGAAGCCTAATGCCGGGAAGTCAACCTTCTTCGCTGCATCAACCTTAATTGATGTTAAGATTGCGCCTTACCCATTCACTACAATTGAACCTAACGTGGGTGTGGGTTATGTTACAATACCATGTGTTTGCAGGGACCTTGGGGTTAAGGACAATCCAAGGAATTCAATATGCATGGATGGGACTAGGTTAATTCCAGTGGAGTTAATTGATGTGGCAGGCCTAGTACCTGGTGCATGGCAGGGTAGGGGTCTTGGCAACCAATTCCTAGACCACCTCAGGAGGGCGCCTGTACTGATTCATGTTGTTGACGCCTCAGGTGGTACTGATGAGGAGGGTAGGATTGTTAAGCCTGGTACTCATGATCCCCTACTTGATGTTAAGTTCCTTGAGAATGAGGTCGACATGTGGATGCTTCAGATAGTTAAGAAGGAGTGGGATAAGGTGGTTAGACAGGTGGAGTACTCTAAGCAGAAGATCGAGGATGTACTCTACAGTATGTTAAGTGGATTAGGCATAACTAGGGCTATTATTGAGGAGGCTTTGACTCAATTATCATTAATTAATAAGCAACCGCATTTATGGGGTGAGGAGGCTATTATGGGTCTTGTAAAGTATATTAGATCCATCGGTAAGCCCATGGTTATTGCAGCCAATAAGGCTGATATACCTGAGGCTGAGGATAACATAAAGAGGATGATTAATGAACTTAAGGGGTATAGGGTAATACCAACTAGTGCTGATGCCGAGTTAGCGTTGAGGAGAGCGGCCAATAAGGGTTTAATAAAGTACATTCCCGGGGATCAAGACTTCACAATAGTAGGTAACCTAATGCCTGAGCAGGTTAAGGCCCTTGAGAGAATTAGGTCAATTATGAGGAAATGGGGTGGAACCGGGGTTGTTAAGGCCCTTAACACAGCGGTGTTTGATGTGTTAGGCATGATAGCTGTTTACCCAGTGGCCGATGAGAAGAGGCTAACTGACACTGAGGGTAGGGTCCTACCTGACGTATACCTGCTTCCCAGGAACGCAACTGTACTTGACTTAGCATCAGCAATACACAGTGATATTGCTAAGAGGGCTATGTTTGCTGTAGATGCCTTAAGTGGTAGGAGGATTGGCCTTAATGAGAGGCTTCAGCATAGATCTATTGTAAGAATTGTGACCACTAGGTGA
- a CDS encoding SPFH domain-containing protein, which produces MSTISLIVDIVIAIIVLIIVIPILASAIRIVPEYQRLVKLRLGKFKGVYGPGLVLVIPFIDRVITIDLRTIMLDMPSQRALTRDNVEVSVDASVYLRVLDAKNVVLSIQEYRSAAATIAAATLRDVVGMVDLDTLLTQREEVAKRIASIVDEHVEPWGLKISSVAIKDIKLPDTLVRAMAAQAEAERMRRAKVILAQADYEASQMYLKAAETYVKNPTALTLRQLDTLLEVAKEHNLILVVPSNLEPVTAAALALKARGGQEGQGSSSAS; this is translated from the coding sequence ATGAGCACAATTTCCTTAATTGTGGATATAGTTATTGCAATAATAGTGCTTATAATAGTCATCCCTATATTAGCCTCAGCAATAAGGATTGTTCCAGAGTATCAAAGACTCGTTAAGCTTAGGTTGGGTAAGTTTAAGGGGGTTTATGGACCTGGTTTAGTACTGGTTATACCCTTCATAGATAGGGTAATAACCATAGACTTAAGGACTATAATGCTTGATATGCCTTCACAAAGGGCTTTAACCAGGGATAATGTTGAAGTCTCAGTGGATGCATCAGTTTACTTAAGGGTTCTTGACGCTAAGAACGTGGTATTATCAATACAGGAGTATAGGAGCGCAGCGGCAACAATAGCTGCAGCAACATTAAGGGACGTGGTGGGTATGGTGGATTTAGACACCCTCCTAACCCAGAGGGAGGAGGTTGCTAAGAGAATCGCATCAATTGTCGATGAACATGTGGAGCCCTGGGGGCTTAAAATATCCAGTGTCGCTATAAAGGACATTAAGCTCCCTGACACCTTGGTTAGAGCCATGGCTGCCCAAGCAGAGGCTGAGAGGATGAGGAGGGCTAAGGTAATACTGGCCCAAGCCGACTACGAGGCTTCTCAAATGTATCTTAAGGCAGCTGAAACATATGTTAAGAACCCAACAGCCTTAACCCTCAGGCAACTTGATACTCTCCTTGAGGTTGCTAAGGAACATAACCTAATACTAGTCGTTCCAAGTAACCTAGAGCCAGTCACAGCCGCAGCCTTAGCATTGAAGGCTAGGGGAGGACAGGAGGGGCAGGGTTCATCAAGTGCCAGCTGA
- a CDS encoding NfeD family protein translates to MKALLLALIILTLALPMIVHAASSGIIKVTQVYTYNLNGEITDNTYDELKSVINQLPPGSVLVIYMETPGGLLDAALNIVSLFETSSVVTVGFVYPVGSYAWSGGTLVLLSTTIAAMAPGTVIGSCQPVEINEVTGQEVFITEPKILNAVAKYFVEAAEFRGRNTTFAASCVYNDTNLGPEEALRYGVINYVASDINQLLSMMNGTTVNVNGVNYTLIMENPTITQLTPPISYQLYDALQNSVIENILSILGVLLILAGLITAHVYLAGIGAALLVVLALLGLPINYAGLGLMVTGALLMALEWHSGGKLHGVLIAVGAVLIAVGLILLIPNVTPPQYALKYNPTTLRIILYSEIVGIGGLSAWIVMLIVRAVRAKPISTVIYYPVTGLIGVATEDIKAGQMGIVKIRGEYWKAIALEDVKEGDRVTVVSYENNIIKVKKANQ, encoded by the coding sequence GTGAAGGCACTATTACTTGCATTAATTATACTCACCTTAGCATTACCCATGATTGTTCATGCAGCATCCAGCGGCATTATTAAGGTAACCCAGGTCTACACTTATAATTTGAATGGAGAGATAACTGATAATACTTATGACGAATTAAAGAGCGTTATTAATCAACTCCCACCTGGTAGTGTATTAGTCATATACATGGAAACACCAGGTGGCTTGCTTGATGCAGCCTTAAACATAGTTAGTCTCTTTGAAACATCAAGTGTAGTGACTGTTGGATTCGTTTACCCAGTGGGCTCATATGCCTGGTCAGGGGGCACGTTAGTCCTCCTCTCAACTACAATAGCCGCCATGGCTCCAGGAACCGTAATTGGTTCATGTCAACCAGTGGAGATCAATGAGGTTACTGGGCAGGAGGTTTTCATAACTGAGCCTAAGATACTTAATGCAGTGGCTAAGTACTTCGTTGAGGCCGCTGAGTTCAGGGGTAGGAACACTACCTTCGCAGCATCCTGCGTATACAATGACACTAATCTAGGGCCTGAGGAGGCGCTTAGGTATGGTGTTATTAATTATGTTGCAAGTGATATTAATCAGTTATTATCCATGATGAATGGTACCACTGTTAACGTTAATGGAGTTAACTACACGTTAATAATGGAGAACCCGACTATAACTCAATTAACGCCACCCATCAGTTACCAACTTTACGATGCTTTACAAAACTCAGTGATTGAGAATATCCTCTCCATACTGGGTGTATTGCTTATCCTGGCAGGTTTAATAACCGCCCACGTATACTTAGCTGGCATAGGTGCAGCATTACTAGTTGTATTAGCCTTACTTGGCTTACCAATAAACTACGCTGGCTTAGGCTTAATGGTGACTGGTGCCTTATTAATGGCCCTTGAGTGGCATAGTGGGGGTAAGTTACATGGTGTATTAATAGCCGTTGGTGCGGTGCTTATTGCAGTGGGTTTAATACTACTCATACCAAATGTCACGCCACCCCAGTATGCACTTAAATATAACCCAACAACACTTAGAATAATACTTTACAGTGAAATAGTAGGGATTGGAGGCTTATCAGCCTGGATAGTAATGCTAATAGTTAGGGCTGTTAGGGCTAAGCCAATATCAACAGTAATATATTACCCAGTAACAGGGTTAATTGGAGTAGCTACTGAGGATATTAAGGCTGGGCAAATGGGCATTGTTAAGATTAGGGGAGAGTACTGGAAGGCAATAGCACTGGAGGATGTTAAGGAGGGTGATAGGGTTACTGTGGTATCGTATGAGAATAATATTATAAAGGTGAAGAAGGCTAATCAATAG
- a CDS encoding DUF2848 domain-containing protein — MHRVNIIAEYGNRTEKDIEITVGSLLLVQQDSGSISTIALQPYLITTSNYVKKITASYGSNIAYALLIKNREDVFITVASDHTDPDAERCSVISGKHTYPKVIARRAWSLENIEDHWDLIELRNMAIINDEKKIAQQFTGKELPQPSIVLEMIEDTVEEPRNMVIVVERRIMPEEYVVSNYYEISMIDNSSKRSIEHYYWVD, encoded by the coding sequence ATGCATAGAGTAAACATTATTGCAGAGTACGGTAATAGAACTGAGAAGGATATTGAGATAACGGTTGGTTCACTCCTATTGGTTCAGCAGGATTCAGGAAGCATATCAACAATAGCCCTTCAACCATACTTAATAACCACGAGTAACTACGTTAAGAAAATCACGGCATCATACGGCAGTAACATAGCCTACGCCTTACTCATTAAGAATAGGGAGGATGTATTCATAACAGTTGCCAGTGACCACACAGACCCTGATGCTGAGAGGTGCAGCGTAATATCAGGTAAGCACACTTACCCTAAGGTTATCGCCCGTAGGGCTTGGTCACTTGAGAATATTGAGGATCACTGGGATTTAATTGAGTTAAGGAATATGGCTATAATCAATGATGAGAAGAAGATTGCTCAACAATTCACTGGGAAGGAATTACCCCAGCCCAGTATTGTACTTGAGATGATTGAGGATACCGTGGAGGAGCCTAGGAACATGGTTATTGTGGTTGAACGTAGAATAATGCCTGAGGAATACGTGGTCAGTAATTACTATGAAATATCAATGATTGATAATTCAAGTAAAAGAAGCATTGAGCATTACTATTGGGTTGATTAA
- a CDS encoding aldehyde dehydrogenase family protein has product MQRQIPVYEPATGEVLAYVPDMSINEVRDAISKAYDALPRIQSIPAYERAKLLMKVAQAIRARKEELARLLTREIGRPIKSTRLILERTARIYELAAQELPHVLTGEFIPLEAYDYPAGNEKRIAFIRREPVGVVGAITPFNFPPDSMAHKVAPALAIGNTVVLKPSRNSPLTETEIAKIITEVGFPEGSINVVTGDSSMIGDEFVNNPKVSLITFTGSSKVGLNLASRAILMGKRVIMELGGSDAMIILEDADLNKAVQAATVGRFDYAGQFCNATKRLIVRDEVYDEFIKRLTESVSKLKIGDPLREDTDVGPLISREAVETMEFFVNDALSKGGRIIYRVSGVPERGFYYPPTILEAPFNSAVWIEEVFGPVLPVARVKDDDEAVELANRTEYGLDASIFSRNFSRAYKLATRIKAGTIFINDTTRLRFDNLPFGGFKKSGIGRESVRDTMIEMSEVKVISYTLD; this is encoded by the coding sequence ATGCAGCGTCAAATCCCAGTATATGAACCAGCGACCGGTGAGGTTTTAGCCTATGTACCGGACATGAGTATTAATGAAGTTAGGGATGCAATAAGTAAGGCATATGACGCATTACCCAGGATACAGTCGATACCGGCCTACGAGAGGGCTAAGCTACTAATGAAGGTTGCTCAGGCTATTAGGGCACGTAAGGAGGAGTTAGCTAGGTTACTAACAAGGGAGATTGGTAGACCAATTAAGAGCACTAGGTTAATCCTCGAGAGGACGGCTAGGATTTATGAATTAGCAGCCCAGGAATTACCCCATGTCTTAACCGGTGAATTCATACCCCTTGAGGCTTATGATTACCCGGCAGGTAATGAGAAGAGAATAGCCTTCATTAGAAGGGAACCAGTGGGTGTGGTGGGTGCTATAACACCCTTTAATTTTCCACCAGACAGTATGGCTCATAAGGTTGCCCCAGCCTTGGCAATAGGTAATACTGTGGTTCTTAAGCCGAGTAGGAATTCACCATTAACGGAAACTGAGATAGCTAAGATAATTACTGAGGTGGGGTTCCCTGAGGGTTCAATTAACGTGGTTACTGGTGATTCATCAATGATTGGTGATGAATTCGTTAATAACCCTAAGGTATCATTAATAACGTTCACTGGTTCATCTAAGGTTGGTCTTAATTTAGCCAGTAGGGCAATATTAATGGGTAAGAGGGTTATTATGGAGCTTGGCGGTAGTGATGCAATGATAATCCTGGAGGATGCAGACTTAAATAAGGCTGTCCAAGCAGCCACAGTGGGTAGGTTTGATTACGCTGGGCAATTCTGCAATGCCACCAAGAGGTTAATAGTGAGGGATGAGGTGTATGATGAATTCATTAAAAGGCTTACTGAGAGTGTTTCGAAACTTAAGATAGGTGATCCATTAAGGGAGGATACTGATGTTGGTCCATTAATAAGTAGGGAGGCTGTGGAGACTATGGAGTTCTTCGTTAATGATGCTTTAAGTAAGGGTGGGAGAATCATATATAGGGTCAGTGGGGTTCCGGAAAGGGGGTTCTATTATCCACCAACAATACTGGAGGCTCCGTTTAACTCAGCGGTGTGGATTGAGGAGGTTTTCGGCCCAGTATTACCTGTTGCTAGGGTTAAGGATGATGATGAGGCTGTTGAATTAGCCAATAGGACTGAGTATGGGCTTGACGCATCAATATTCAGTAGGAATTTCTCAAGGGCATATAAGTTAGCCACTAGGATTAAGGCAGGAACCATATTCATTAATGATACCACTAGGCTCAGGTTTGATAACCTACCCTTTGGTGGATTTAAGAAGTCTGGTATTGGACGTGAGAGTGTTAGGGATACTATGATTGAGATGAGTGAAGTTAAGGTTATATCTTACACATTAGATTGA
- a CDS encoding mandelate racemase/muconate lactonizing enzyme family protein, whose protein sequence is MPEISEVEPIILYNPRPDDPAPWASYMVLVRVVTKDGGVGWGETLSSIRVNALVQLIKVLSSVMRGRDVFNLEGNRLEWYRQDFNMPVSLESTAAYSAFDIASWDIIGRELGAPVHRLLGGLTRDRVRVYANGWYSNAVKPEDFAEKAKETVRRGYTALKFDPFGPYFDMIDSAGIKDAAERVKAVREAVGDGVDILIEAHGRFNAESAIRAAWALEPYNPLFMEEPVHPEDIEGLIRFRNSTRIRVALGERIINKGYLIQYLKLSLVDYLQTDVGRFGGLTEARKASIMAEAFSVPMAFHNANGPILHAATIQLDASIPNFAVQESFYDYWPQWKRDLVGDSMPVENGYVKVPTKPGLGVDVNEKLIERLRINETEITIKGGLSWIVKGTTGGS, encoded by the coding sequence ATGCCGGAGATAAGTGAAGTGGAGCCTATAATACTATATAACCCTAGGCCTGATGACCCAGCGCCTTGGGCGTCATATATGGTTTTAGTTAGGGTTGTTACTAAGGATGGTGGAGTTGGTTGGGGGGAAACTCTTAGTTCGATTAGAGTTAATGCATTGGTTCAATTAATTAAGGTATTATCCAGTGTCATGAGGGGTAGGGATGTGTTTAACCTTGAGGGTAATAGGCTTGAGTGGTATAGACAGGACTTCAATATGCCTGTTTCCCTAGAGTCCACAGCCGCCTATAGTGCTTTTGATATTGCTTCATGGGACATAATAGGTAGGGAGCTTGGTGCACCGGTGCATAGGTTGCTTGGGGGCTTAACTAGGGATAGGGTTAGGGTTTATGCTAATGGCTGGTATTCAAATGCAGTTAAGCCTGAGGATTTCGCTGAGAAGGCTAAGGAGACTGTTAGGAGGGGTTATACGGCTCTTAAATTCGACCCCTTTGGCCCATACTTCGACATGATTGATTCGGCAGGCATTAAGGATGCCGCTGAGAGGGTTAAGGCTGTTAGGGAGGCTGTTGGTGATGGAGTGGACATACTCATTGAAGCCCACGGTAGGTTTAACGCTGAGTCAGCAATTAGGGCAGCGTGGGCTTTGGAGCCCTATAACCCATTATTCATGGAAGAGCCCGTTCACCCAGAGGATATTGAGGGCTTAATTAGGTTTAGGAACAGTACTAGAATTAGGGTTGCCTTAGGTGAACGCATAATTAATAAGGGATACTTAATTCAATACCTTAAACTCAGCCTTGTTGATTACCTACAGACTGATGTGGGCAGATTCGGTGGCCTAACTGAAGCTAGAAAGGCATCAATAATGGCTGAAGCCTTCAGTGTACCCATGGCATTTCACAACGCTAACGGCCCAATACTCCACGCAGCCACAATACAGCTTGATGCATCAATACCCAACTTCGCCGTTCAGGAATCATTCTACGATTACTGGCCCCAGTGGAAGAGGGATCTTGTGGGTGACTCAATGCCTGTGGAGAATGGTTACGTTAAGGTTCCCACTAAGCCTGGTTTAGGGGTTGATGTTAATGAGAAGCTTATTGAGAGGCTTAGGATTAATGAGACTGAGATTACCATTAAGGGTGGTTTATCGTGGATTGTTAAGGGGACCACTGGTGGCTCCTAG
- a CDS encoding SMP-30/gluconolactonase/LRE family protein — MSSESATPLINLPRSRLGEGPIWDHVNETLYWVDINGDRVHMYKPKDGYVNSIKLGPMPSCIALNSDGNLVVTIKNKVILVNPNNGVILKTLANVDEGADNRFNDCRCDPFGRLVAGTMYMPMPRKPQASLYIIDHDLSVRRLLSGVMVSNGLTWSLDGSIMYYIDSPTRRVAVYGYDVKHGELTGLRDVIDLSNLQGNPDGMTIDSSGYLWIALWGGGRVIRVNPFNKTIINSITVNARYTSSCTFGGGDLSTLFISTAMGEPPLEYEGYLFTTSTNVKGVRQYMCRY; from the coding sequence ATGAGTTCAGAATCCGCAACACCGTTGATTAACTTACCTCGTTCCAGGCTTGGTGAAGGGCCTATTTGGGATCACGTTAATGAAACATTGTATTGGGTTGATATTAATGGGGATAGGGTACACATGTATAAGCCTAAGGATGGTTATGTTAATTCAATTAAACTTGGCCCAATGCCCAGTTGCATCGCACTTAACAGTGATGGTAATTTAGTCGTCACAATTAAGAATAAGGTGATTCTAGTTAATCCTAATAATGGTGTCATTTTAAAGACCCTGGCTAATGTTGATGAAGGTGCTGATAATAGGTTTAATGACTGTAGGTGTGATCCATTTGGACGTTTAGTTGCTGGCACAATGTACATGCCCATGCCTAGGAAGCCTCAAGCATCGCTTTATATTATTGATCATGATTTAAGTGTTAGGAGACTTTTAAGTGGGGTTATGGTTTCTAATGGCTTAACATGGTCACTTGATGGATCAATAATGTACTATATAGATAGCCCAACTAGGAGGGTGGCGGTATACGGTTATGATGTTAAGCATGGTGAATTAACTGGTTTAAGGGATGTAATCGACTTGTCAAACCTACAGGGTAACCCGGATGGTATGACTATTGACTCAAGTGGTTACCTTTGGATTGCATTATGGGGTGGTGGTAGGGTTATTAGGGTTAATCCATTTAATAAAACTATTATTAATTCAATAACAGTTAACGCAAGATACACTAGCTCATGCACTTTTGGTGGAGGTGACTTATCAACATTATTCATAAGCACTGCAATGGGTGAACCACCCCTTGAGTATGAGGGTTACTTATTCACCACCAGTACCAATGTTAAGGGTGTTAGGCAATACATGTGTAGGTACTGA
- a CDS encoding NADPH-dependent F420 reductase, giving the protein MSLRKMRIGVLGTGEVGQAIATKLVELGNEVRMGSRSRDNEAARNWARSNGSLASHGTFRDAAEFGEIIFNCTNGLYSLDALKSAGYENLKGKIIIDVANAVDFSSGEPTVIMPEGKSLGERIQEAFPESKVVKTLNFVSYRLMVNPGLLGGEIDMFVSGNNKDAKQLVTSILKEWFGWRTVVDLGDIRAARAMELLVPLWFRLWENTGTDLFGFKVIIKK; this is encoded by the coding sequence ATGTCCCTGAGGAAAATGAGAATAGGTGTGTTGGGTACTGGTGAGGTTGGTCAAGCTATTGCAACCAAGCTTGTTGAATTAGGTAATGAGGTTCGCATGGGTTCACGTAGTAGGGATAATGAGGCTGCTAGGAATTGGGCTAGGAGTAATGGATCATTAGCATCCCATGGAACCTTCAGGGATGCTGCAGAATTCGGCGAGATAATCTTTAATTGTACTAATGGCCTATACTCCCTAGATGCCCTTAAGTCAGCGGGTTATGAGAATCTTAAGGGGAAGATAATCATTGACGTTGCTAACGCCGTAGACTTCTCCTCAGGTGAACCCACTGTGATTATGCCTGAGGGTAAGTCCCTGGGTGAGAGGATTCAGGAGGCCTTCCCTGAATCCAAGGTTGTTAAGACCCTTAACTTCGTTAGCTATAGGTTAATGGTTAATCCTGGGCTACTGGGAGGTGAGATTGATATGTTCGTGAGCGGGAATAATAAGGATGCTAAGCAGCTTGTCACCAGCATCTTAAAGGAATGGTTCGGCTGGAGGACTGTGGTGGATTTAGGTGATATAAGGGCTGCTAGGGCTATGGAACTACTGGTACCGCTATGGTTTAGGTTATGGGAAAACACTGGTACTGACTTATTTGGATTTAAGGTAATTATTAAGAAGTGA